A genomic window from Lentibacter algarum includes:
- the rsfS gene encoding ribosome silencing factor, translated as MLGIGANRCVRRRDFVLSPNVVAAKGAAHAAPKKAKELSSEDLLAAILKSLDDDKAEDVVQIDLRGKTSIGDYMVVCSGRSSRQVGAISEKLAERLKLDHGRASKIEGKNTGDWVLVDTGDIIVHVFRPEVREFYQLEKMWLTPEAEKA; from the coding sequence ATGCTCGGCATCGGGGCCAACAGATGTGTAAGAAGGAGGGACTTCGTCCTGTCACCAAACGTTGTTGCGGCCAAAGGCGCGGCGCATGCGGCCCCAAAAAAGGCCAAAGAGCTGAGCAGCGAAGACTTGCTTGCTGCCATACTGAAATCACTTGACGATGATAAAGCTGAAGATGTCGTGCAGATTGATCTGCGCGGGAAGACATCTATTGGCGATTATATGGTTGTTTGCTCCGGGCGCTCGTCGCGTCAGGTGGGCGCGATCTCTGAGAAGCTTGCGGAGCGCTTGAAGCTTGATCACGGCCGCGCCTCAAAGATCGAAGGCAAGAACACGGGCGACTGGGTTTTGGTCGATACGGGCGATATTATCGTTCATGTCTTCCGCCCTGAAGTGCGCGAGTTTTACCAGCTTGAGAAGATGTGGCTGACGCCTGAGGCGGAAAAGGCCTGA
- the ykgO gene encoding type B 50S ribosomal protein L36 has product MKVRNSLRSLKSRHRDCRIVRRKGRVYVINKTQPRFKARQG; this is encoded by the coding sequence ATGAAGGTTAGAAACTCACTCCGCTCGCTCAAGAGCCGGCACCGTGACTGCCGCATCGTGCGCCGCAAGGGCCGCGTTTATGTGATCAACAAAACACAGCCTCGCTTCAAAGCCCGTCAAGGCTAA
- a CDS encoding sensor histidine kinase: protein MKAEVNVSGSLRRRLALIMTGGAAVLAVILFFVVRGLAAQVAQQGQDNILNASMASVLDTAVIREGRVTLDFPYSSLSMLNTVADDRVFYAIHEGRTLLSGYEWLVPPSDLSAGAAHFETTVFNAEQVRVATGLRILTGTDGPRNVSVSVAQTQDALSNTLNTISRNIALLGLGFFVLSSALAIWAASTTSGQMRRLTFSVTRRGPQDLRPVTQPVPSEMAPLVGSLNRFMSRLDHTLTQSEDFIAEAAHRIRTPLATVRSHAEATLQRVEHTENRKSLQAMVRAIDESSRAAGQLLDHAMVTFRAESLELSRIALADLLRDLVQSMSPVAEMKDISIVMELDGPAALQGDAILLQNALRNLIDNALKYAPVETTVTVRVSETPRLSVSIMDEGTGFAADEMQTLTGRFVRGKDMGNKVGSGLGLTIAHEVAIAHGGEMILTNTAEGGACVTLYF, encoded by the coding sequence ATGAAAGCTGAGGTGAACGTTTCAGGATCGTTACGAAGGCGGCTCGCTCTTATCATGACAGGGGGTGCAGCGGTGTTGGCTGTGATTTTGTTTTTTGTTGTGCGTGGGCTGGCAGCCCAAGTTGCACAGCAAGGTCAAGACAATATCCTGAACGCATCGATGGCATCAGTATTGGATACCGCCGTAATCCGTGAAGGCCGCGTGACGCTAGATTTCCCTTACTCATCGCTATCGATGCTCAACACCGTTGCAGATGATCGCGTTTTTTACGCAATCCACGAAGGCAGGACCTTGTTGTCTGGCTATGAATGGCTTGTACCGCCGAGTGATTTATCTGCCGGTGCCGCCCATTTTGAAACGACAGTCTTCAACGCAGAACAAGTGCGTGTCGCGACAGGTCTACGGATATTAACTGGAACGGACGGACCTCGAAACGTGTCTGTTTCTGTTGCTCAAACGCAGGATGCGTTGTCAAACACCTTGAATACGATATCGCGCAATATTGCTTTGTTGGGGCTTGGGTTCTTCGTACTGTCATCGGCGCTCGCGATTTGGGCCGCCTCGACCACCAGCGGTCAAATGCGCCGCCTGACATTTTCTGTGACACGCCGCGGACCGCAAGACCTAAGACCTGTGACCCAACCCGTGCCATCAGAAATGGCCCCTTTGGTTGGATCTTTGAATAGGTTTATGTCGCGGCTGGACCACACCTTGACCCAATCTGAAGACTTTATTGCCGAAGCAGCGCACCGCATTCGCACGCCGCTTGCGACGGTACGATCACATGCCGAAGCGACATTGCAGCGCGTGGAGCACACCGAAAATCGAAAATCTTTGCAGGCCATGGTGCGCGCAATTGACGAAAGCAGCCGCGCTGCGGGGCAACTCCTTGATCATGCCATGGTGACGTTTCGCGCCGAAAGCCTCGAGCTGTCGCGGATCGCGCTGGCCGACCTGTTGCGCGACCTCGTTCAAAGCATGTCACCCGTCGCGGAGATGAAAGACATTTCTATTGTGATGGAACTCGACGGACCTGCAGCCTTACAAGGAGATGCGATCTTGCTTCAAAACGCGCTTCGCAATCTTATCGACAATGCTCTGAAATATGCGCCTGTTGAGACGACTGTCACCGTGCGTGTCTCTGAGACACCACGTTTGTCTGTCAGCATTATGGATGAGGGGACAGGGTTTGCGGCGGATGAAATGCAAACGCTCACGGGGCGTTTCGTGCGGGGCAAAGACATGGGTAATAAAGTCGGCTCAGGGCTTGGATTGACGATCGCCCATGAGGTTGCAATTGCGCATGGTGGCGAGATGATATTGACCAACACAGCGGAGGGCGGTGCATGCGTTACCTTGTATTTCTAG
- a CDS encoding ABC transporter substrate-binding protein, with protein MRYLVFLVAILMSSLVAAQNWEDRQVFGTSDMPPLRILSSTDTSFFAPIIEDFIATSPNTSVEYLVAGTVGLDQLFRARPDQFDIVISSAMDLQLKLANDGFSSAVVNVDHPEWAQWHNRLFAFTSEPAAIVLNRQAFNDLLVPSSRQDLIQLMRDHPKRFQGRVGTYDVRQSGLGYLFATQDARATETYWRLTEVMGRVGAKLYCCSGQMIDDLRSGDLIMAYNVLGSYAQAEAEASDDLMVILPSEFPTTMMRTTLVSVAAPDPQRAKSFVRHLLKLQAVGDPRIFPLPPLAGSQDYQTQRTIGLDPALMTYLDKMKREAFIREWEDAIVQVD; from the coding sequence ATGCGTTACCTTGTATTTCTAGTCGCAATTTTGATGTCGTCTCTTGTTGCCGCTCAGAACTGGGAAGACAGGCAGGTTTTCGGAACATCCGACATGCCGCCATTGCGCATACTCTCCAGCACAGACACGTCTTTTTTTGCGCCGATTATTGAAGACTTTATAGCCACGTCGCCGAATACATCTGTGGAATACCTTGTTGCAGGGACTGTTGGTCTAGACCAGTTGTTTCGAGCTCGACCTGATCAGTTCGATATCGTGATCTCTAGTGCAATGGACCTTCAGCTCAAGCTGGCAAACGATGGGTTTTCTTCAGCTGTCGTGAACGTTGACCATCCGGAATGGGCGCAGTGGCACAACAGACTTTTTGCATTTACCTCCGAACCTGCTGCCATTGTCCTCAATCGCCAAGCCTTTAACGACCTATTGGTTCCAAGCAGCCGACAAGATTTGATACAACTGATGCGCGACCATCCGAAACGGTTTCAGGGGCGGGTCGGGACTTATGATGTGAGGCAATCTGGCTTGGGCTATCTTTTTGCCACTCAAGATGCGCGCGCAACTGAGACCTATTGGCGTTTGACAGAAGTGATGGGTCGCGTTGGCGCAAAACTATACTGTTGTTCCGGCCAGATGATCGACGACTTGCGATCGGGTGATCTGATCATGGCCTATAATGTCTTGGGGAGCTACGCACAGGCGGAGGCGGAAGCATCCGATGATCTCATGGTCATCCTACCGTCAGAGTTTCCAACGACTATGATGCGGACGACCTTAGTATCTGTGGCCGCACCAGACCCGCAACGTGCCAAAAGCTTTGTTCGCCACCTCTTGAAATTACAAGCGGTCGGCGATCCACGCATTTTCCCATTGCCACCGCTCGCCGGCTCTCAAGACTATCAAACACAACGGACCATCGGCCTCGATCCAGCTTTGATGACCTATCTGGATAAAATGAAACGGGAAGCATTCATTCGCGAATGGGAAGATGCCATTGTCCAAGTGGACTAG
- a CDS encoding ABC transporter ATP-binding protein, whose amino-acid sequence MLDAGETNDTVLEVNNIEVIYNHVILVLKGVSLKVPKGGITALLGGNGAGKTTTLKAISNLLHSERGEVTKGSVSYRGEITQHLDPADLVKRGVIQVMEGRHCFEHLTVEENLLTGAYTRTDGKGAVDADLEMVYNYFPRLKERRRSQAGYTSGGEQQMVAIGRALMSRPETILLDEPSMGLAPQLVEQIFGIVKQLNEGEGYTFLLAEQNTNVALRFAHYGYILESGRVVMDGPAKELRENPDVKEFYLGMSDDGRKSFRDVRSYRRRKRWLS is encoded by the coding sequence ATGCTGGATGCTGGTGAAACAAACGACACCGTTCTGGAAGTGAACAACATCGAGGTGATCTACAATCACGTGATCCTTGTGCTGAAAGGCGTTTCGCTCAAAGTGCCCAAAGGCGGTATCACTGCCCTGTTGGGCGGTAACGGCGCGGGTAAGACGACGACGCTCAAGGCGATTTCAAACCTGCTTCACTCGGAGCGTGGCGAAGTCACCAAAGGAAGCGTGAGCTATCGTGGCGAGATTACGCAGCATCTTGATCCAGCCGATCTGGTCAAGCGTGGTGTAATCCAAGTGATGGAAGGGCGGCATTGTTTTGAGCACCTCACCGTTGAGGAAAACTTGCTCACAGGCGCCTATACGCGGACCGATGGCAAAGGTGCTGTCGATGCGGACCTTGAGATGGTTTACAATTATTTCCCACGCCTGAAGGAACGCCGTCGCTCGCAAGCTGGCTATACATCGGGCGGAGAGCAACAAATGGTTGCGATTGGTCGCGCTTTGATGAGCCGGCCAGAAACGATCCTTTTGGACGAACCGTCAATGGGGCTTGCGCCTCAGCTTGTTGAGCAGATCTTTGGTATTGTGAAACAGCTCAATGAGGGAGAAGGGTATACCTTCCTTTTGGCTGAACAGAATACAAACGTAGCTCTCAGGTTCGCCCACTATGGGTATATTCTTGAATCAGGCCGTGTGGTTATGGACGGGCCAGCGAAAGAGCTGCGCGAGAACCCGGATGTTAAAGAGTTTTACCTCGGCATGTCTGATGATGGGCGCAAAAGCTTCCGCGATGTGCGCTCCTATCGTCGACGCAAGCGCTGGCTCAGCTAA
- the rlmH gene encoding 23S rRNA (pseudouridine(1915)-N(3))-methyltransferase RlmH — protein MRVQICAVGRLRGGPEKALIDDYVTRFERTGRGLGLTALSVVEVEDKKGGGMEAEAALLERALPKGCVLVCLDERGRVESSPQFAERLAGWRDKGAQDVAFVIGGADGIAPSLRSRAAHSVSFGKMVWPHMLVRVMLSEQLYRAASILAGAPYHRE, from the coding sequence ATGCGAGTTCAGATCTGCGCGGTGGGCCGTCTGAGAGGCGGGCCTGAGAAAGCGCTGATTGATGATTATGTGACGCGCTTTGAGCGCACGGGGCGGGGGCTAGGGCTTACCGCCCTTTCTGTTGTGGAAGTTGAGGACAAGAAGGGCGGTGGCATGGAGGCTGAGGCCGCCCTTTTGGAGCGGGCTTTGCCTAAGGGCTGCGTCTTGGTTTGTCTCGATGAGCGTGGGCGCGTGGAAAGCTCGCCCCAGTTTGCCGAGCGCTTGGCGGGCTGGCGGGACAAAGGCGCGCAGGATGTGGCATTTGTCATTGGTGGTGCTGACGGGATCGCGCCGAGCCTGCGGTCGCGGGCAGCGCATTCTGTGAGTTTTGGAAAGATGGTCTGGCCGCATATGCTTGTGCGGGTCATGCTGTCCGAGCAGCTTTATCGCGCGGCGTCGATTTTGGCGGGTGCGCCGTATCACCGCGAATAA
- a CDS encoding tripartite tricarboxylate transporter permease yields MLEGILIGLQTALSLQNLLVVIGGCLIGTFIGMLPGLGPMSIIAIMIPVAITMGDPSAALILLAGVYYGAIFGGSTSSILLNAPGVAGTVASSFDGYPMSQQGKAGKALTIAAIASFAGGTIGALLLMIFAPMLSSVALLFHSPEYFALMVVGLSAIAAFAGQGQVTKALLMTVLGLIMATVGEGALFNLPRFTGGIMDLQSGFGFITLAMAMFALPEAVFLILKPKNLGDNGGEIKDLRITRAEARAIAPVIGRQSIQGFFIGVLPGAGATIASFLGYAVERNIAPKHEQEEFGKGSIKGLAAPETANNAACTGSFVPLLTLGIPGSGTTAILLGALIALNVTPGPRLMVDDPQIFWAVIMSMFIGNLVLLILNLPLIPYIAKLLAIPRNFLIPFILFFTLMGAYIGQNNATELLMLVGFGICGIALKFANYPLPPLLIGFILGGMMEDNFSRSVQLYGGISFIVERPMTLGLLVIAVGLIIVPVLRNRLTK; encoded by the coding sequence ATGCTAGAAGGTATCCTGATCGGCCTCCAAACGGCTCTATCCCTCCAAAACCTATTGGTCGTCATCGGCGGCTGTCTGATTGGCACATTCATCGGCATGTTGCCCGGCCTTGGACCGATGTCGATAATCGCAATCATGATCCCAGTGGCCATCACGATGGGTGATCCGTCCGCCGCGCTAATCCTGTTGGCAGGCGTTTACTATGGGGCAATTTTTGGAGGATCGACCTCATCTATCTTGCTCAACGCACCTGGCGTGGCCGGAACGGTAGCGTCTTCGTTCGATGGATACCCGATGTCGCAACAGGGCAAGGCAGGCAAAGCGCTAACCATCGCAGCTATCGCGAGCTTTGCGGGCGGCACAATTGGCGCCCTCCTCTTAATGATATTTGCGCCCATGTTGTCGTCGGTCGCACTTCTCTTTCACTCCCCAGAATACTTCGCACTTATGGTCGTGGGCTTGTCGGCTATTGCCGCCTTCGCCGGACAGGGTCAGGTGACCAAAGCATTGCTGATGACGGTTCTAGGCCTGATCATGGCCACTGTCGGCGAGGGCGCATTGTTTAACTTGCCAAGGTTCACAGGCGGCATCATGGATCTGCAATCCGGCTTTGGGTTTATCACTCTGGCGATGGCCATGTTTGCCCTGCCAGAAGCGGTGTTCCTTATACTGAAACCTAAGAACCTCGGCGACAATGGCGGCGAAATCAAAGATCTGCGCATCACCCGCGCTGAAGCCCGCGCAATTGCGCCCGTCATTGGCCGCCAGTCTATTCAAGGGTTCTTCATCGGCGTCTTGCCTGGAGCAGGTGCTACAATTGCATCCTTTCTTGGCTACGCAGTGGAGCGCAACATCGCACCAAAGCACGAACAAGAAGAATTCGGAAAAGGGTCGATCAAAGGGCTGGCAGCACCTGAAACCGCCAACAACGCAGCCTGCACTGGTTCGTTTGTGCCATTGCTTACACTCGGTATTCCAGGGTCGGGCACGACAGCTATTTTACTCGGCGCATTGATTGCGCTCAACGTAACCCCTGGTCCACGCCTAATGGTTGATGATCCACAGATTTTTTGGGCCGTCATCATGTCCATGTTCATAGGCAATCTTGTGCTTCTGATCCTGAACCTGCCCTTAATCCCTTATATCGCCAAACTTCTGGCTATACCTCGCAATTTCTTGATCCCTTTCATCCTCTTTTTCACGCTGATGGGTGCTTACATCGGCCAGAACAATGCAACAGAATTGCTCATGTTGGTCGGGTTTGGCATCTGCGGCATTGCGTTAAAATTCGCCAACTACCCACTGCCACCTCTTTTGATCGGGTTCATCTTGGGCGGCATGATGGAGGATAACTTCTCACGCTCGGTGCAGCTTTATGGCGGCATATCGTTCATTGTTGAACGGCCCATGACACTTGGCTTGCTGGTCATTGCAGTAGGCCTGATCATCGTTCCGGTCCTCAGGAACCGCCTGACCAAGTGA
- a CDS encoding tripartite tricarboxylate transporter TctB family protein translates to MTLDRWIALILLGICIIYGYTAWFTMDASLAPFMRRNPIWPSSFPKVLSVLGILACLIILSGLEKGGEKIGEIDHRRLGDYFYGQALLLLGLMVLYALCLRPVGFLVSTSAFLIMGSFLLGERKWHIMIPVAFVATGSVWYLVQEVLGIFLRPLPAFMGV, encoded by the coding sequence ATGACTTTGGATCGTTGGATTGCGCTCATACTGCTGGGTATCTGCATCATTTATGGCTACACAGCGTGGTTTACGATGGACGCGAGCCTTGCACCCTTCATGCGGCGCAACCCGATCTGGCCAAGCAGCTTCCCCAAGGTTTTGTCCGTTCTCGGTATACTGGCCTGCCTGATCATTTTGTCGGGCCTTGAAAAAGGCGGAGAGAAAATCGGTGAAATCGATCACAGACGTCTGGGGGACTATTTTTACGGACAAGCCCTTTTGCTTTTAGGACTGATGGTCCTTTACGCGCTATGCCTGCGCCCCGTCGGGTTTTTGGTGTCTACCTCTGCTTTTTTGATCATGGGCTCGTTTCTATTGGGGGAGCGAAAGTGGCATATCATGATACCTGTGGCCTTTGTCGCGACAGGCTCGGTTTGGTATCTTGTTCAAGAAGTGCTTGGCATCTTCCTGCGCCCCCTACCTGCATTTATGGGAGTTTAA
- a CDS encoding AMP-binding protein: protein MGQFFDELETRSAETRAAEIALRLPQQVALAQGLSGYGSRLEGVDASAITTAEALASLPVLRKSDLGAAQKKAPPFGGLTAVNAVGFAHIFQSPGPIYEPGNMSHDWWRAGRFLAAAGIGSGDIVQNCFSYHLTPAGMMFENGARAVGAAVLPAGVGQTELQAQAAHDIGCTAYVGTPDYLKLILDKAEEMGLKLKFSKAAVGGGALFPSLRQEYKDRGIMCLQSYGTADLGTIAYETPAMEGMIVDEGVIVEIVRPGTGDPVAPGEVGEVVVTTLNPDYPLIRFATGDMSAVMEGQSPCGRTNMRIKGWMGRADQTTKIKGMFVRPEQVAAFVAKHSEIFKARVVAKRQGEMDAMTVMVEAEGGDAAAYAKSVSEVLKLKGEIEIVGRGSLPNDGKVIEDLRSYD, encoded by the coding sequence ATGGGCCAGTTTTTCGACGAGTTGGAGACGCGATCCGCCGAGACGCGCGCTGCGGAAATTGCGCTGCGTTTGCCGCAGCAAGTAGCATTGGCGCAAGGGCTGTCTGGCTATGGGAGCCGTCTTGAAGGCGTTGATGCGTCAGCTATCACAACGGCGGAGGCCCTTGCGTCTTTACCTGTGCTACGCAAGTCTGATCTTGGTGCTGCTCAGAAGAAGGCCCCGCCTTTTGGTGGGCTGACGGCTGTGAACGCTGTGGGCTTTGCGCATATTTTCCAGAGCCCAGGACCGATCTATGAACCCGGCAATATGAGCCATGACTGGTGGCGCGCGGGACGCTTTTTGGCGGCTGCAGGTATTGGTTCGGGTGATATTGTCCAAAACTGTTTTTCTTATCACCTTACGCCGGCAGGGATGATGTTTGAGAACGGTGCACGCGCTGTTGGCGCGGCTGTTCTGCCTGCTGGTGTTGGCCAGACTGAGCTTCAGGCGCAGGCGGCGCATGATATTGGCTGTACGGCTTATGTGGGCACTCCCGATTACCTCAAGCTCATTCTGGATAAGGCCGAAGAGATGGGCCTTAAGTTGAAGTTTAGTAAGGCGGCTGTCGGCGGCGGCGCGCTTTTCCCAAGTCTGCGTCAGGAATATAAAGACCGTGGTATTATGTGTTTGCAGAGCTACGGTACTGCAGACCTTGGCACAATTGCCTACGAGACGCCTGCCATGGAAGGCATGATTGTTGATGAAGGTGTCATCGTAGAGATTGTGCGCCCGGGAACTGGCGATCCTGTGGCCCCAGGCGAGGTAGGCGAAGTTGTTGTGACTACGCTCAACCCTGACTATCCGCTGATCCGCTTCGCTACGGGAGACATGAGCGCTGTTATGGAAGGGCAGAGCCCCTGTGGACGGACGAATATGCGTATCAAAGGTTGGATGGGCCGCGCGGACCAGACCACAAAGATTAAAGGTATGTTCGTGCGCCCCGAGCAGGTTGCGGCTTTTGTCGCCAAGCATAGCGAGATTTTCAAAGCTCGTGTTGTGGCCAAGCGCCAAGGCGAGATGGATGCGATGACTGTCATGGTTGAAGCCGAGGGCGGAGATGCTGCGGCTTACGCCAAGTCTGTTTCTGAAGTCTTGAAGCTCAAGGGTGAAATCGAGATTGTCGGGCGTGGTAGTCTGCCCAATGACGGCAAGGTGATCGAAGATCTTCGCAGCTACGACTAG
- a CDS encoding N-formylglutamate amidohydrolase, with amino-acid sequence MPRVAYDLIHPERRTTSVVFASPHSGRDYPWTFLRKTVLDQHTIRTSEDAFVDRLFSHAPKCGAPFLTAGAPRAFIDLNRAPEELDPALFEGVSARGHNPRVASGLGVVPRVVAGGRAIYRGKLPLSEAERRINIYWRPYHEMLGKLLDQSKAAFGEAILVDCHSMPHEAMDLAARGAIRRPEVVIGDRHGASASTEIVDHIEAAFTRAGLHVVRNVPFAGAYICQTYGRPSKGQHAIQIEIDRSIYMNEQMIRPNGNFEAFRRVLKGITAEICEIGRKVAEPLAAE; translated from the coding sequence ATGCCGCGTGTCGCTTATGATTTGATCCACCCTGAACGGCGCACAACATCTGTTGTGTTTGCCTCGCCGCACAGTGGGCGGGACTATCCTTGGACGTTTCTGCGCAAGACTGTTTTGGACCAACACACCATCCGAACATCGGAAGACGCCTTTGTAGATAGGCTTTTTTCACATGCGCCCAAATGTGGTGCACCGTTTCTGACAGCGGGCGCGCCGCGTGCTTTTATTGATCTGAACCGCGCGCCAGAGGAGCTGGATCCAGCATTGTTTGAGGGGGTGAGCGCGCGGGGGCACAATCCGCGGGTGGCTTCGGGGCTTGGAGTGGTGCCGCGCGTGGTGGCAGGGGGGCGTGCGATTTATCGTGGAAAGCTGCCTTTGAGCGAGGCGGAGCGCAGAATCAATATTTACTGGCGGCCCTATCACGAGATGTTGGGCAAGCTTTTGGACCAGTCAAAAGCCGCTTTTGGCGAGGCAATCTTGGTTGACTGCCATTCGATGCCCCATGAGGCGATGGACCTTGCGGCGCGGGGGGCGATCCGCCGTCCCGAAGTGGTGATCGGGGACCGACATGGCGCCTCGGCAAGCACCGAGATTGTCGATCATATTGAGGCGGCGTTTACCCGTGCAGGGCTACATGTGGTGCGCAATGTACCCTTTGCAGGGGCCTATATTTGCCAGACATACGGGCGGCCTTCAAAGGGACAACACGCGATCCAGATCGAAATTGATCGCTCGATCTATATGAACGAGCAGATGATACGCCCGAACGGGAACTTTGAGGCGTTTCGGCGGGTTCTCAAGGGGATCACAGCGGAGATTTGTGAAATCGGCCGCAAGGTGGCGGAGCCTCTTGCGGCGGAGTGA
- a CDS encoding response regulator transcription factor produces the protein MKYLLVEDNLELAEAVASRIRLDGHTVDHAAKIADANAFADTGEYDLILLDIMLPDGDGRSFLKQHRARKNLTPVIVLTARSQVSDRISLLDLGADDYLTKPFDHAELQARCRAVLRRNAGSAQSVQTIGDVEFDAVSGLLVVNKESINLRNRELRLLELLISSKGQVFSKQKLVDRLFSYDDDVSENAIEVYVGRLRKHLEGSNVRIVTLRGLGYRLEHES, from the coding sequence ATGAAGTACCTTCTGGTCGAAGACAATCTGGAGCTTGCAGAAGCGGTTGCGTCACGCATCCGCTTGGATGGGCATACAGTTGATCATGCTGCAAAAATTGCAGATGCGAACGCATTTGCTGACACTGGTGAATATGACCTGATTTTGCTGGACATTATGTTGCCGGATGGGGATGGCCGAAGCTTTCTAAAACAGCACCGGGCGCGCAAAAATCTCACTCCGGTGATTGTTCTGACCGCGCGAAGCCAAGTTTCTGATAGAATCAGTTTGCTCGATTTGGGTGCTGATGATTACCTGACAAAACCGTTCGATCACGCTGAATTACAGGCGCGCTGCCGTGCAGTTTTGCGCCGCAATGCTGGATCCGCTCAATCCGTCCAGACGATAGGCGATGTCGAATTTGATGCTGTATCGGGCCTTTTGGTCGTGAACAAAGAAAGCATCAATTTACGCAATCGCGAACTTCGGTTGCTTGAGCTGTTGATAAGTTCCAAAGGGCAGGTTTTCTCAAAACAGAAACTTGTGGACCGCCTGTTTTCCTATGATGACGACGTGTCCGAAAATGCGATTGAAGTCTATGTTGGGCGACTGCGCAAACATTTGGAGGGATCAAATGTGCGGATCGTGACGCTCCGAGGACTGGGGTATAGGTTGGAGCATGAAAGCTGA
- a CDS encoding tripartite tricarboxylate transporter substrate-binding protein, translating to MTTLKMARRALLGSAIATLGFASPMFADGHQVLDEIHFIVPGGAGGGWDGTARGTGEALTEAGLVGSATYENMSGGGGGVAIGYMIENAASLENTLMVNSTPIVIRSLTGVFPHNFRDLTLVAGTIGDYAAIVVSKDSPINSMDDLLAAFDADPAGTPIGGGSVPGGMDHLVAAMAMEAAGRDALAVNYIAYDAGGTAMAALLSGEIAALSTGFSEAADLSNAGEVKIIGVTSDDRVPAVPDAMTMTMKEQGINTSFVNWRGFFGAPGLSDEKTAQYQDAIAKMYDTPEWEAVRARNGWVNIHNPGDDFRSFLENQEKVIGDLMKKLGFL from the coding sequence ATGACAACTTTGAAGATGGCACGTCGTGCCCTGCTAGGGTCTGCGATAGCAACACTTGGCTTTGCATCACCTATGTTTGCGGATGGCCACCAAGTTCTGGATGAAATTCATTTTATCGTCCCTGGTGGTGCCGGTGGCGGCTGGGACGGCACAGCACGTGGCACGGGCGAAGCACTGACAGAGGCAGGTCTTGTTGGCTCTGCAACATATGAGAACATGTCGGGCGGCGGCGGCGGTGTAGCCATTGGCTATATGATCGAAAACGCCGCAAGCCTTGAAAACACATTGATGGTCAACTCGACCCCGATTGTGATCCGCTCGCTGACAGGCGTGTTTCCTCATAACTTCCGCGATCTGACATTGGTTGCTGGCACAATCGGCGACTACGCAGCCATTGTTGTAAGCAAAGACAGCCCTATTAATTCCATGGACGATCTGCTGGCTGCATTTGATGCAGATCCGGCGGGCACACCCATCGGTGGTGGTTCAGTTCCGGGTGGCATGGATCACCTTGTAGCTGCGATGGCAATGGAAGCGGCTGGACGCGACGCACTCGCAGTAAACTATATTGCCTATGACGCTGGGGGCACCGCCATGGCAGCACTGCTGTCAGGCGAAATTGCAGCCCTGTCCACTGGTTTTTCCGAAGCGGCTGACCTGTCGAACGCGGGCGAAGTCAAAATCATTGGGGTTACGTCGGACGATCGCGTTCCTGCCGTTCCCGATGCGATGACGATGACGATGAAAGAGCAAGGCATCAACACTTCATTCGTCAACTGGCGTGGTTTCTTCGGCGCACCGGGTCTGTCAGATGAAAAGACAGCTCAATATCAGGACGCAATTGCCAAGATGTATGACACACCCGAATGGGAAGCCGTGCGAGCGCGCAACGGTTGGGTCAACATCCACAATCCCGGCGACGATTTTCGCAGCTTTCTTGAAAACCAAGAAAAAGTAATCGGCGATCTGATGAAAAAGCTGGGCTTCCTCTAA